The Suricata suricatta isolate VVHF042 chromosome 16, meerkat_22Aug2017_6uvM2_HiC, whole genome shotgun sequence genome contains the following window.
ACTCTTTTTACCAGAGACCCTGCAAggggggaagaagaaaagatgtaATCAGACCCCCTGCTCCCCAAGCTGCTTCCCCCTCGGCTGGGGGAGGTGGCGGTCCTGTCGGGCTCCCATGGcaacctgcccccacctccacgcTTACTGGTGGCCTTCAGACCAACTCCCCGCCACCAGAGTGAGCACAAGCCGGGCAAAGTCTGAGCCTCTGTACCGCCCCCTCGAGAAGGCAGGGGACGGGGACCATGCTGGCTACAGGAGTGGGTTTTCAGGACACACTTCACTCCTTAAACGTCAAAACCAAACACTATTGGAGATGTTACGCTAAATGGTGGAGTGGAGACACTTTAGGGGTCAGTCCCTCCATCAATATGACCACCAGGCTAGAAAAAAAGACCAGAATCAACACTTGTGGAACCTGCTGGGAGGTGCACAGCTCCAGGGACCAGGCAGGGACTCAGAGGGAGCAATGTCATCTTGGGGACAGAGCTGTGAGCAGGCAGTGAGGACCTTCCGGTCAGTCTGGCAGGTCCCTGAAGGACCAGTTCAGGTGCAGCAACTAACCCCCTGGGGGGTCTAGTGAAGATTTAAAGAGACGTGCACTTATTTTCCTCGTTGGATCCAGCCATTTCAGGAAAACTGTCCAGAACAACAGGGAACTTGAAAGGCAAGCCTACAGCTAACGTCACCCTCGGCGTCACCCTCGCGGGGAAAGTCGGAAAGCTCCGCCCTCAGATCAGGACCAAGACAAAGGCGCCCTCTTCACCGCTCTTAGGAAATCACCTCTGTGCACAAACGACAGGATCTTGtatgtagaaaaccctgaagaatcCACacccacaaaaattaattcagcaaagttgcagggcacaaaatcacACAAAAACTAGTTCTGCTTCTACACACATACAATGAacaacatgaaaaattttaaaataacagatttGCAACAGCATCGAGAAGACTAAAATACTGTACttaggagtaaacttaaccaagaaggtgaagacctgtacactgaaaactacaacaCACTGcggaaagaaactaaagaagacctAAGTACCAAAACATCCCGTGTTTACGGATTGCAGGATTTAATATTGTTAGGATGGCAATATTCCCAAAGCAACCAATATATTCGATCCCTGTCAAAACCCAGTGGTGTttttgcagaaacagaaaaagctaTTGTAAGTTTCACATGGAATTTTTAAGGGATACTGAATAGCTAAATAAGTCTGAAAAAtctggaggactcacacttcctaattccaaaatttattacaaagctacaataatgaAAACAGTGTGATTCTGGCACACAAAAACAGATGTGCACACCAACTGAGTAGAACTGAGAGACCAAATATAAACCAACACAAGAAGGGTGAACTGATTTCTGACAAGGGTGCCGAGACCACTCAGCGGGGacaggacagtctcttcaacaaatggcactaGGAAAACTGGATGTCCACATGCCAAAGAACACAGGTGGGCCCTTACTTCCCACCACACACAACCTAATGGATCACACGCCTACATGCAAGAGCAAAAACTCTCAAACTACGAAGAAAACACAGCCTTTGATGTGGcaagtttcttaaatatgacatcaAAGACAAAGCAACacgggcacttggggggctcagttggttaagcgtccaacttaggctcaggtcatgatctcagtttgtgggttcgggccccgcgtcaggctctgtgctgacagcttggagcctggagctgcttcggattctgtcttcctctctctgcccctcccccactcgtgttagtctgtttttttaatagtttacttttgagaaagagaaactgagggtaagtgggggagagggagagagagagagagagaggaagaaaagaatccgaagcagctccaggcgccgagctgtcagtacagagcccgacgcacggctcgaacccacaaaccatgaaatcatgacctgagccaaagtcggattcttaaccgactgagccccgcaggtgccatCTCTctgtttaaaacaataaaacatctgGGGTGTCTGCAGGCTCGGTtaaagcagctgacttcagctcaggtcaatgatctcacggctcatgagttccaggcccgcgtcgggctctgtgcttaacgctagctcagagcctggagcctgcttcagattccgtgtcgcctcctctctctgcccctccccgctcatgctctgtctcactccatctctcaaaaataaatacaggtaaaaacgcgcgcacacacacacaatccagtAATttaccactgggtatttacccaaacaaaaaagaaaacactgatttgaaaagcTACGGGTGTATGTAAAACATTACTCATAAAAAAGGACATCTTCCCATCtgtgacaacacggatggacctagagggcatcatgctaagtgaactaagaaAAATACCTGATGATTTTacctatatgtggaatataaaaaacgAAGCAGGACCAGGCCTACGAATACAGAGAACTGACagctgcagggcagaggggcGACGGGTGCAGGGCAGTGCGAAGTGCTGGCTTCCGCTCCTGGAATGGGCAACCAGACCCACAGCAGGAAGACCCTCCGCAGTGGAAGGCGCTGTCGCAGGGCTGTGGCCCGACACCAACGCGGTGCGTCAGCTGTGCCTGAATGTGAAAaataagcaggggcgcctggggggctcagtcggctaaatccgacttcagctcaggtcatgatctcacagttcgtgggtgtgaccccacgttgggctctgtgctgacagtagggagcctgcttgggatcctctctctgcctcttacctacctacatgctcgctctctcagaatacacttaaaaaaaaagtaaagactaaaataaaataccttacaAAATAGAGCGCACAGAGGAAAACAGTGCTGACGAGGCCATGGAGAGCTCAGCCGCTCGGGCACCGCAGGTGGGCGTGCTGCGGAACACGGCAAGGCAGCGCCTCAGGAGGTTACACGTAGCCCTACCGTGCggccccacaactgccctccgGGCACACCCGCACACCTGAAGCAGGGGCTCAAGCAGATACTTGTCGCTCCGTGTTCAtaacattattcacaaaagccaaaaggtagaaacagtCCAGAACGACAGATTAGCAGATCAGCAAACTGGTCTATCCATTCAACAGAATATCATCTTCagccaagttctttttttttatgtttatattttgagagagagcacgtgcacacaggCAGCCCACCCTGGAGCACACACAAgggggggaagggcggagaggcagagaaacccaaccaagcaggccccatgttcagcacggagcccgacttggggctcaaactcacaaccgtgagattaCAAACCGAGCTGAAAtcgaagtcagacacgtaaccgcctgagccagccaggccgcCCTGAGCCACGTTCTGACACGTTACACTACGGTCACGGATCCATCTCAGAAACGTGGTACTACCTGGCAGCAGCTTATCACAAAGGACGAATGTGTGTTTGCACTTctgccaggtgccctgggggAGTGAGATCGGTGGCCCCCAGAGCCTGGGAGGCGGGCAGGTGGGTCACCACTTAACGGTACGGTTTCCGCCTGGGCTGATGGAGTCTGGGAATACTGGTGACGGCTGTACAGCATTGTGAGTGTCCTTAAGGCCACTGAATTAACTGCAATTTTtgcaaaaagtaaaattttatatttatattttacgattaaaaaaagattatgaatAATTGTTCTCCTTAGTATATTAAAAGGAACTTTTTTGTGGGTGGCACAATCAGtcgaacatctgactttggctcaggtcatgatctcatggctcatgagtttggtgggtttgagccctgcatccgggctctgtgctgacagctcagagcctggagtctgcttcagattctgaccctccctgctcacactctctctcaaaaataaacattaaaatttttaaaagtaagataaataatgaaaagaaccTTTCTGATGAAAGTGCAGGCTCCGCTGCTCCCTGTCTGTTCTTTGAGGCCTTGCCCTGtggcccctcctccctggcctccgaCCTCTGTGCGACCTGGGGTTTACCATTTCCCTCCCGCCCTAGATCACATGTCTCTCGAGAGCAGGAGGCTTCAGAGAGCCCATGGCTTTCACACGTGAGCCCGTGGAGACGCCAGAGGACCACACGCCAACACCTGACTCCCGGCTCCCGGCTTCTCCTTTCCTCCGGCTCCATCACTCCGGCTCCTCACTCACTTCTCACTGGAGCCGTGGGGCCCTAACACGTCCTAAGTCCCTTCTTACCCGCCACAGCTATGGACCCAGACAGGCATATCTGCTGAAACAAAGTCATGTGTGCCGAGGGGAGGCCCTGTCCTAGGTTTCCAGTTGGGACTCCCACCAGAGGACCTGAGGAAGCAGGTGGCCATCCCGGTGGAGGCGGCCCACCCCTGcagctggccccgccccctccctccacagccACCTCAGAACTCAAGCGTCCGGCTGGCTTTTCAACTTCTGCGCAGCTGTCCTGGGTGGTGGCGTTGTGCCCCCGTGTTTTCATTCTACTATGAAACGCTCAGGAGACTCGAGTGGGGCAGCAATTAACTGCGGGTGCTCTGGGTGTTGCTGGGCATGAGTTTGGGAGAAAAGTGACCCAAGTAAACCTCAGCCTTCCCAGCCAGGACCCTACAtccagagagaaaacacaaatcccTGAGAAGGCCCCAGAGGCAACTCTCCAAGGAGGTGGTACAGAAATCAGCATGAGGCACATCGGAAAGCGACTGCAGGATCCCGCTGAGGACCTTGTGTGgcccagaaggagaaagaagtgcAAAGGGGAGGTTCCTACAGGAAATCCGCGGCTGACCCGGGAGATGACGGAGGGCAGGGCCGACAGAAAGGCAGGCAGCTGCTCCCCGAATGAGGCTGAGTCACAGCCACAGGCCTCCTGCCACTGTCTCATGTCACTGAGACTGGGTCCTAGCACCGAATTAGGAAAGGCCCCCCACGTCACTTAGAAGCCACACTCggtgggctgggggcggggtgggggggtggaatCAGGctgatgaacagaagccacatgcaGAGCGAGGGTGGCCGGGAAGCATGAGCCTCTGCCCCCTGTCCCCCACGAGTCCCAGCCAGTGACCCCACCAGGTAGACGTAGGTTTCGAGGCCACCCAGGGATGCCCCTCCCAGACCCGGTGGATACGAGTCAGGACGGCCCTCCTTACTTCTTTCCTGGGTAAGGTTCAAAGGATTCATCTGAGGACTGCGTGCTCTGCTTCTTGTCATTGTCATCTTCACTCAGGATGTCtctagggaagaagagagaaccTTTAGCAAGGGCCTGGGGTGCAGGACCGCTCCAACGACACTTCCTGTCTAAAAACACCACCAAATCCCCATGCTCCATGCTTCAGGTCTCCTGAAAAGgtctaaaaaaaatctaaagtccCCAAATCTCTGATCACATCTCCTAAGAGAAAGGCCAGGCCAGGGTCACTGAAGTCCAGCAAGCTGACAATCCCCCCTTCGCACTGGGACCCTGAACTTGCAGAGTCTCCCTCTGGGGCCCCTATGCAGCACATGAAGGTTCAAGGAGGCGGGCTCTTCGGAAACGGGCTCTCAGACTACGGACCACCAACTCCCCCAACTGTGAGCGCCCAGCCAGCTGGCAGGTCAGCTGGCAGCCTGCCACCTTGCAAAGGTCACAAAGGCCAGAAAAACCTCTATATGCCCGTAACCTTGACCCTAACGTGTAACCACCCAGTCTGCAGGGCAGCAAACAGAAAGACCGGCAGGGCCTGGCCTCGCCCACCGGCCGCCAGGGTCTGTGCCAGCGAGGCTGGAGGCTGGCTGGCAGCCTCCAGGACAGCCCGCAACCACTCCTGTCTGGCGGTGTTTCTAGCAAACCCACTTGGGTCCTTCTAGCACCTCCTTCATCATCGACACCCCACTGGACTCATCAACTCGTGCTGTCCTTCTCCTACTGGGACAAGGGGACATCTGTGTTCCAGCCACAGCACGCGTGGCAGTGTGGAGAGGGCGTGAAGGCCGGCGGGTGCGTGGCTCCACCGTGAGTGGCTCCCACCTGACAAGCCGCGGTGGCCCCAGGAGCCAAGAGTCCCTGCCAGTGGTGTGTCCTCCGCACGAAGCCTCCGCCCCAAGTCACAAGTGTCCTGACGAAAGGTCAGAGACCGACTTCTCTGTTTTAGTACCGTCTACGGCGGGCACAAAAGCACGGCCTTGAAGGGGACAAGCCAGCAGCGGCAACAGCGCGACTGCGGGGCTCTCACGTGCACCCCACCCTGGCCGTGCTCCCCGGACACGGTGGCAAGTCTGGGGGGCCCTGTCAGGAACAGGGAGCCTGGAGGCACCCGCGGCCATTCCTCTCCTTCcaactgagagagggagagggtcctGGCCCAGACACAGGCAGGGAGCCCACAGGTTGGCGGAGTTTGATTTTCCAAGGAGGAGTTTTAGGCTATTTAAACCCACTCTTCTCTCACCCCTCAGAAAGGTCACTGAACTCGTCTTTTACCCGATCATCCGAGGTTGAAGACGGAACCTGCTTCTCACCCAACCGCCCTGAGGAACAAAGAACAAGGCTCCCGTTACCAACCCAGGGGACAGGCAGCGCTCCCAGCAAGGACCTTCCTTGCGGGAAGCCCGGGGTCCTCCGGCCTTAACGCCCAcccgcctcccagcccccacgAGGTCCCTGCACAGACCGGCAGGCCACCCCCACGGCCAGCGCAGGCCGGCGCAGCAGCAGGCGCCGGACACCCGAGCCCAGCCCTTCCCAGAGGGTCAGACCCAGCGGCCAGGCGGGGACGACGCATACGCGGTGCGTGCTCCGAGACAGTGAACAAACCGTCATCAAAGCACTGCAAGCACACAGCTGAAAAAGCCAAGcagttctggggcgcctgcggggcttgGTCGGCTGAacgtctgactctcaatttcggctccatcatgagcccagggtcatgggatggagccgaGTCAGGCTGCGCACTGAGCGTGcggcctacttaagattctccccccttctctgcccctttccttagCTCATGCGCACATGTACtctctccaaaaattaaaaaaaaataataaatgaaagaccaAGCAGTTCTAAAAACCCTGACAcaattctcttctcccctcccagcATCTGggtgtgcccctccccctactctgGACCATTTGGGCAGCTACACTTGATTTAAAGTGacacaatggggcgcctgggtggctcagtcggttaagcatccggcttccggccttggctcaggtcatgatctcacggttcatgggttcaagccctgcgtcaggctctgtgctgatggctagctcagagcctggagctgcttcagattctgtgtctccccctctctctgacccttccctgctcatgctgtgtctgtctctcaaaaatcaataaaacacattaaaaaaaaaagtgccaccaAGAACTGGGACCCAGGAGCCACCGAGCCGCCACACAGGCGGGTGCACACACGGAGGCtgagggaagtgggagggggaagccAGCTCAGCCATCTGAACACGAAGTTCATGAACAGCTGCACCCAAAGCGCACGCTGTGGGACCGGGTCCCCGACAAGGGCCCTGTGTCTCCTCTCGGCCAGCTGGCAGAGGAGCCTATCCACACAAGTCCCACTGGGACGTCACCAGGACGCTGACTGGGACCCAGGGAATGACCTGCGGCTGGCCCGAAAGAGCCTCGGAGGCACCAGCTGCCCACCCCCCTGCATGCCCTACAACAAGGACCCcgttcttctctctcctctggcccctggcccccagcaggctctgagcggaAGACCAGACGGCAAATGGGCCTTTACAAAACCGCTGGAATAGGGTCCTCAGGCCCTCACTGTTGTCACGTGCCCACGAGGAGCTGCTCGGGTCAGCCCTCATCGCTCCCCCAGACCCTCTGCACACAGCACCACGCCCACTGCCCACAGCAAGACAGACATCGGCTCCCCACTGAGGGCCCTGCCTGGCTCAAGACTAGGAATCCTGATCCAAGAGCCCGAAGAAGCTCCTACCTGGGGCCCCACTTGGGGGAATGCTGGGCTGAGGAGGGGGGCACGGCCCAGGCCCTACAGGGCTGACATCTGAAGGAGGCTGGGCCATGTCCGCGCCAGGCAGCGTCTCCGTCTCGGCTGGAGCTGTGGTCGCTCTGCCCTGGGAGCTCTGAGGAGCAGCCCCAGTAGGGTTGGACCCCCGATGCTGGGTGAGCCACGGGGCCATCTCCTTGTCCCATGTCCACTTGACTGCCAACGCACTGTCCAGCAAGAGGGCCCCGCAGCTGGAGTCGGCGTCCATGGTATAGTCGTGGCCTTGGTCACAGCCCCACACGGCTTGGATAACACCGCAGTACTCGGAGGACAGCGTCCTCTGGAGGCTAGGCAGGGCCCTGCAGCTGGCTGCGTGTCCATGTACCCAGGCCACCAAGTCGTGCAGGCCCTGGGGGCTCGAAGTGATCAGGTCCACTGAGGAAAGGCACAGAGACGCCAAACCCATGGCCGGTGAGCACCCAGCCCAGCTCGAGCCCACCCACACACCGCACACTGAGGGCACACTCACCCAGACACGCTCCCTCCTCCGCccctggtgggggctgggcaccGACCCTGCAAAGCATCACCAGCATGGCCGTGAGTGGGGCTAGCCGCGAACACGATGCAGGCTCACCAGAGCCCTTTCACAGGCTCCCTCGTGCACATGCAGCCTGACCTTTTACTTCCAGAGGCTGTCCCCTTACACCCAGAGCCCTTTGTGGTCCTCACCTCCCCTGAGCacgtctgtctgtctccctcacaccagtcacACTGGTGGTCACACATGTCAGCTGCTCTAGGCATGGTCCTCTCCCCACTGCAGAGACCCCCCTAGCCCCCCTCGCCCGTGCCTGGATCAGCCCCAGCACGCAGGGTGCGTGGCCCCTGATGCCACCAAATGAACGGAGGAGGGAGTGCCTACTTGGCGCAAGTCTTGCGGTGGCCTGTGGGGGAGACGTTGACTCTCTGCAGGAAGGACTTGAGGAGGCCGTGGCATTGGTAGAACTGGGTGTGGCAGTTCTTGCAGACAAACTGGGACAGAGCTGGGTCCTGGTGGACAGCCACCCCCAGCAGGTGCTGGAAGTCCCTGACGAAAACACGCTCGCCTGGGGGTGGCCTTTCCGCACTCTCCCCAGCGGCCCTGCCAGAAATGCTGCGGAGACTCCGTGAGGAGAACTTTCCATGGCAGAGGCGACAGTGCCCCATGGCAAGAGCCCGGCCTGTTCCTGGGCAAGTGCAAAAGACATTCGGTCAGCCGGCAAGGCTGCTCGCCGCACAGGGCACGAAGACACATGGCCCTCGGGGAGGTGAGGCCCATGCTCTGCCCCCCGCCCGGTCCTCGAGGGGACAAGAACCCTCGtggcccctccccacacccccccacacccgTCCCTTAGACACAAGCCCC
Protein-coding sequences here:
- the ZNF276 gene encoding zinc finger protein 276 isoform X2, whose amino-acid sequence is MGHCRLCHGKFSSRSLRSISGRAAGESAERPPPGERVFVRDFQHLLGVAVHQDPALSQFVCKNCHTQFYQCHGLLKSFLQRVNVSPTGHRKTCAKVGAQPPPGAEEGACLVDLITSSPQGLHDLVAWVHGHAASCRALPSLQRTLSSEYCGVIQAVWGCDQGHDYTMDADSSCGALLLDSALAVKWTWDKEMAPWLTQHRGSNPTGAAPQSSQGRATTAPAETETLPGADMAQPPSDVSPVGPGPCPPPQPSIPPSGAPGRLGEKQVPSSTSDDRVKDEFSDLSEGDILSEDDNDKKQSTQSSDESFEPYPGKKVSGKKSESKEARKAEEPKTRKKPGPKPGWKNKLRCEREELPTIYKCPYQGCTAVYRGADGMKKHIKEHHEEVRERPCPHPGCNKVFMIDRYLQRHVKLIHTGLHKLLAEP
- the ZNF276 gene encoding zinc finger protein 276 isoform X1 codes for the protein MGHCRLCHGKFSSRSLRSISGRAAGESAERPPPGERVFVRDFQHLLGVAVHQDPALSQFVCKNCHTQFYQCHGLLKSFLQRVNVSPTGHRKTCAKVGAQPPPGAEEGACLVDLITSSPQGLHDLVAWVHGHAASCRALPSLQRTLSSEYCGVIQAVWGCDQGHDYTMDADSSCGALLLDSALAVKWTWDKEMAPWLTQHRGSNPTGAAPQSSQGRATTAPAETETLPGADMAQPPSDVSPVGPGPCPPPQPSIPPSGAPGRLGEKQVPSSTSDDRVKDEFSDLSEGDILSEDDNDKKQSTQSSDESFEPYPGKKVSGKKSESKEARKAEEPKTRKKPGPKPGWKNKLRCEREELPTIYKCPYQGCTAVYRGADGMKKHIKEHHEEVRERPCPHPGCNKVFMIDRYLQRHVKLIHTEVRNYICDECGQTFKQRKHLLVHQMRHSGAKPLQCEVCGFQCRQRASLKYHMTKHKAETELDFACDQCGRRFEKAHNLNVHMSMVHPLTQTQNKALPLEPPCGTTEGQAVKPEPT